Within Cydia fagiglandana chromosome 25, ilCydFagi1.1, whole genome shotgun sequence, the genomic segment ATCTCAACTTTACTTTCACGTGAATCTTCATCTGTGGACTCAAATTCAGCTTTGACTATTTGAGTATCAATTTCTATGTGTTGAAAGTCGTTGTTGCGATTTCGGGCCGCACCGTGTGCATTTGTAGCATTGTTTGGGCAGACGGCGACGAGTGAGAACTGTGCAGTGTTGACTTGTTTGATGAATTCGAAGGTTTCTAGAAGCTTCGCGTCGCACTCACGGCAGACGGTTTTCGGGAGAGAGTCTATGCTGAAGTCAAGTTCTGGAAACAGAGGtaaataggtataaatatatataaaaaaaacatgatttaaAAAATCAAGAACAAACAAATGAGTTACTAGATGTCTAAAGACAACCGCTAAGTATTATAAACCAAATTTGGTCAAAGACATAATTGAACTAGAATTAGTGTAAGatattgttttagtttttatttgatAGCCACTATGAGTTATGGCATTTATTTAAAACCCTCAATAAATAAGAAAGAAACATAAAAACACTAAGTACGTAAGTTCTAATGCTGCGTCTTTCCTATGGTCCGACCAGAAAATTAGTTTGTAaagtccatttttttttttgatatccacaGGACTGAccttcataaaataaaaatgtttgtaaCCCAAACATAGTGGAAATCCCCCTTCCATAGTATGATACATACCGACTCGCAAATGATTGAGTGCCAGTGTAGTCTTGTTGCCCATGAGGTATGGTTTCTGAACGACCGGGCTACATTCCTTGAAGTCGCCGCAGCATCGGCACTGCTCTCCTCTGTTCGGCTCTGAAGGCGAAGGTTCCGGCTGTGTTCGCGTGCTGGAGTCGGAATCTGGAAAAAagaaaataagaataaaataaagactgTCATATAAGTATAAATGGGGCGTAACGCTATGGATAAGTTAGTACTTGGTATAGCTACACCAACCTGGATCTCTGGATgatataattgaaataaaaacttCTTTTAAACAACAATAACACACCATGACATGGGAAACAAGTAAACAACAGGTTAAAACTATaggtttttaattgttttaatgtttctgaTAGTTTTTATTACTACTAAAATTTTAGACAAAATTCATAAAGTAATACAGTATAATCTTCTAAATTCTTTCTTACCATTAACAAATGGTTCACCTGCACACCGCTCAACCTTATCCGTAGCCTTCTCAACAGCAACCACCCGTGACCCCGAACGTAAAGTATGCCCCGTGTAAGACTTGGCGTCCGGCAACTTCAAAAACTCCGCTATCTCTTTTGGCATTTTACCGAATTTATTTTTCCCGATCACTTGCGCGCGGCATTTACCGTCTCTATATGCTTGGAAAAAGCGATTACTTGGAGCCGAAGCTACACGTAAGTCTTGATATTTTTTAActgttttataatatttcccTGGGACCACAAATGAATCTTGCAGTTTGTTTTTGGTATGAGGTATTTTTATGATGAATATTTCTCCGTGGTTATCAATGTGGTTTGTTGTGAGCAATGATAGTTCTTGCCGTCTCAGGCCTCCAGTGACTCCGAAGATAAGGGCTACCTGAAATTGAATAAGATGGTGATCTGGTTAATAGGATCAAGCAACATAAGAAATAACCATTTATTTAGGAACTGTGTTGATGTTGAACCATGGTTGaactaataatttaatgttaattagagttagaccaagagaagtctgcagcgattttaataacacttgcagtgcATCATTTatatatcataatttcatagaagtttgacatttaaataacacttgcactgtctATTCTATCAAGATtattgcagacttatcttggtctgtCTTCAATAAAATACATAACTTATTTGTTCATGATAATTTTGGTCTAGATGTATTGTTTGAAATTAAGAAAtgttctcgaggcagaggtgtagggttggagctgGTGTAGCtttgcattgtaatatgcctacttaaataataatctTTATCTTATCATTATAATACATAGGGTATCCAGTATTGCAAAGGGGTTGAAAAACAAATCCTTGAATTAACTGTTTCTTGAAGAAGAAAACTTACCTTAGTCGCAAGATACTTGTCATCCGGAGCCTCGTCtataaacttctcaacattctCAATCGAGAGCGCCTTCAGCTTCTTACAAACATATCCCTTATTCAAATTCCTCAACAACGCCACGACTCGCCGATaattctccatacaaatattaTGGTTACGTTTCAGGCCACATTTCAACATGGAATACATGGCCCATAGCGTAGAAGGCTTGTATTTTGCCGACATCTCTTCAAAATAAGATAATATTATATCCTCATTCAATAAATCCGTATTCTTATCTTTTCGCCAAGTGAGAAAGTTTTCGTACGCATAAATATAACGATCTTTTGATTTGACCGGATATATATCGGTCTTAGTTGTACTTACGGATAGCGGTTCGGAATCCGAATCGTCGGAGGACATTTTTACAGTTTGTGATAACAGTTGCTTCGGTCTCCGAAATAAGCTTTTCCTTTACAGTAACTTCAGTTTACTGAACACTGAAAAAACTCCACTGAATATGACGAAGAACAACAAGTAAAAATTAACAGCACTTGTGCAACGAATTAACAGAGCAgagataattatttatatagcGCTAGCACTATGTAGCTAGCATTTAACAGAGAACTGTCATAAATTTAATGTCATTGATCCCACGCCACAGAGTGAAAATGTTTCGTTCGGAAATATGAGACGAAGGTTGGCACTCATGGGTTTTGCACGCGGCGCTAATTTTTGAACcgtgagcacagaataaataatagtactaccgtacagaaaggaagcttcctacaaaaccgaagtttgacagcggttcagggtcgaatcatgctatccctttctaatacatggcactatccctttcggctaattagggttgtcaaaattcaagtgattatcttatctgtggtcgtgcacgcaaaaggaagtcaagtggtgccaaccctaataattgctcggagcaatgctgagccgagcggagccgagtttggccgaagtcaggagcttcgcacccctgccgtGAGCccgattaaaatacataaacaattTGATACGACATTGACGATCGCTCATGCTGATTAGTGCATGCAAAATAACTTGAAAGCCATGAGATGTGAGATCGGCACcaatcatcaaaacaatcattaAGGTCATATCACTCATATCAAAACCATAGTTAggccaagctaagttggcacgATTTCGAGCGagccagactgtgcaagtgttactttACACGTCATGAAAATATAacgtttaaattaaaaaaaaaacttccagTCGGGGTTATCACAATCACTGCTAaattagcttggtctaactctaacaaattgttaaattggAGACTGACACAATACCTTTGGGGAAAAGATATGAACTAAATTGGGAAATAGTCGCTACTGTACAGACTGGGGGCCCTCTATTATGTGTGGTCCAACACATACTTGGCttggttttagggttccgtacccaaagggtaaaaccggAACCGGGAACCGTGATATCTAGACAGTagaattttcacaaatgatgtatgtctgttgccgctataacaacaaatactaaaaagtacggaaccctcggtgggcgagtacaactcgcacttgtccggtttattTGGGTTATTCCTACCTATTACCACCACGTTGGCACATTACCACTAGCATGTTACTGGTGTTAACAACTGGGAAAAAGATCTGCAGTAGTTTCCAGCAATAGTGGTCACAGCAGATGAAAATAACTCATAACCAATACTGCATAACACTCAAAATTAAACCAAAAAAAAGCCACTCCTCACCATTCATTGAATCTGCACAGAGATCAGCATTCAGCAGCATTCTTGGGCATTCAGCAGACGTCGATGCTTTGCGAAAAGAATGGCCCGTATATGCATTGGCATCTGGCAAATTCAAGTACTCTGCTATCTCCCGAGACATTGAGCCAAATTTATTCTTACCAATCACTTGAGTGCTACATTTACCATTTCTAAATTGTTGAAAGAAGCGGTTAGTTGGCGCTTTTGTTGCACGTAaactttgatattttttaacaatttgGTAATATTTGCCTTGGATCACGAAGGAGGCACGTGATCTGTCTTTGTTGTGGggtatatttattacaaatacttCTCCGTGGTTTTGTATGTCATCGGTTGTCAAGTCTATGAGATCTTGCTGTCGGAAGCCACCGGTGATTGCGAGAATCAGAGCTGCCTGTAATCAATGTAAGCCGCCATTTATTGATAGTTTTGTGTATTCCACAAAAATCACTACTTAAAGTACACAAggtggacttaatgccaaaactAGAATTACTGCCCACAAAAAATAGAATACATAGAACCCTCATTTGATTCTTGAATACTTTATAATTAAGAAACAGACAGCTCaatatttcttaaatattaaaacaagATAAACCTTTTAAACTTCTTAGGTGTTTAGATTTGTAAGTGACAAATGCTACATTGCAGGCTTTTcaggctagcatgcactgggcccaagaGTTCAGAGCGGCTTGGAGAGCATAAAGTCtcgtctccatatcgcgcggcaaaccatcgaacattggctTGCAATGGATATCGGGCTGGCTCGCAAGCCAATGCTCgatggtttgccgcgcgatatggagacgggGCTTAACATTGGTAAACTCTGCCTTCAAtggtcacgtccctcagacatgaggttaCGACAAGGAAGAGAGAGAGATATGTACCCATAATTCTAATATTTGATAATTCAGCTTACCTTAGTAGCAAGATATCTATCATCGGGCGCCTCATCtataaacttctcaacattctCGTACGTGAGCGCCTTCACTTTCTTACAAACATATCCTTTAGATAATTCCTTCAAAAACGCGCCTAACTGGCCATATTCCTCCATATTAATATTATGGCCGCGTTTCAAACCACTTTTCAACATGGAATAAATCGCCCATAAAGATGAAGGTTTATATTTTGTGGATATTTCTTCAAAATACAACAATAACACGTCCTCACAGAAAGAAGTGACGTTCTTTTCTTTTTGCCAAGAGATAAAGTTTTCGTATGTTGTTATATATCTTTCTTTTGATTTCTCCGGTAACACGTAAAACGACATTTCGTCCCGAGTTTGAGATGACAAGCCTCACAAAGTAAGAATTTATTATATCAAGTTAATAAACGTACAAATTTCAATCGATACACCATACAGCTACACcgtaaaacaataaataatgaatGTAACAACAGCGATGAAGAATCTTCAAGAATCTTAGTCTCACTGACAATGACATTGATTGCATACCACAGATCCACAGATAACGTAAAGGTTTCGTTCAGAAACATGATGCAATAATATAATGAAGGTAGGATTTTTCTCTGGCAAATCCACtctgtcagtacaaaaagtagcAGTACAGCCTGAAGttggaggaaatggggtcatttttaagcatgatttttggatgattataggggggggggggtcaaaaaccgtcaaaaatcgatgacgtaatttatggacagccccctggCAAAAAGGAGTAGTGTACGGGATGCGCCTCGTACAGTCTTGAGATGAtagttgataatgataacactGCAGTTTCCACCGAAATAACGATTTATTGATAATATGATAAATTGATACAATTAGCGGCTTAATGAATACACTCCGCGGCGGTCGGGCATGTACTGTCTTAAAATAGGTAATAAGTATATGCTATGTGACGGAAAGTGCTGACGGGCGAAATGTTAACCTTTGTACGGACCGTACATGCTCCCGGGCGcgcagaggcgtagctagaggatatggcgcccggggcaggcaccaaatttgcgccccccctcccccccaaacgaaatgaactaacgaaagagttacttttttacttattacttacagtttactttcaattgagacaaaaaagtgtttttagtacatcggtggctaacaagcttacgacccacctgatggtcagcggtcacatgcgcgttgccgaccattttaaaacttatacctacacttattttttggagatctctttagacttaaccttttggccgccggacctagtccgcaaagacgctcactcacacgccagagcaaattttaagtaaacaactaataaaaagtttagggattgcaaatagtgatatcgatatttacaatattatggtaaaaatctttttaatttagctttgttcttatcctgttttaatttcattccaaattgccaaaattaaacatatgttttacacccgaaaatgtttaaaatatagggatttaacataaaaaacaaccactaaacaatgtcgattcaagacgtgatatcgccgcactaggctgtacgagaagtcttttatacaagacaacggcgcccatggactgcccgcaatgcagaccgacaaggactgtttccgcgcggatcaagtaataatagtctctaggtcaacggcgtaagcgcttgtcggtacgtaaactttattggcgtaacgttaaagctgcgcatcatgtgtcgataaagtcaatata encodes:
- the LOC134677015 gene encoding uncharacterized protein LOC134677015 isoform X3, which translates into the protein MSSDDSDSEPLSVSTTKTDIYPVKSKDRYIYAYENFLTWRKDKNTDLLNEDIILSYFEEMSAKYKPSTLWAMYSMLKCGLKRNHNICMENYRRVVALLRNLNKGYVCKKLKALSIENVEKFIDEAPDDKYLATKVALIFGVTGGLRRQELSLLTTNHIDNHGEIFIIKIPHTKNKLQDSFVVPGKYYKTVKKYQDLRVASAPSNRFFQAYRDGKCRAQVIGKNKFGKMPKEIAEFLKLPDAKSYTGHTLRSGSRVVAVEKATDKVERCAGEPFVNDSDSSTRTQPEPSPSEPNRGEQCRCCGDFKECSPVVQKPYLMGNKTTLALNHLRVELDFSIDSLPKTVCRECDAKLLETFEFIKQVNTAQFSLVAVCPNNATNAHGAARNRNNDFQHIEIDTQIVKAEFESTDEDSRESKVEICEDSITLGETIYLRQTHKRKHEVDDKKPKKVKKGKSVKNQHTELIIDIKEERIENDDGNSEDSVVFSDTRTDVKPSELELAESAFEYQKGKQTFSDTHVKCKKSSGEECSDLN
- the LOC134677074 gene encoding uncharacterized protein LOC134677074, whose protein sequence is MSFYVLPEKSKERYITTYENFISWQKEKNVTSFCEDVLLLYFEEISTKYKPSSLWAIYSMLKSGLKRGHNINMEEYGQLGAFLKELSKGYVCKKVKALTYENVEKFIDEAPDDRYLATKAALILAITGGFRQQDLIDLTTDDIQNHGEVFVINIPHNKDRSRASFVIQGKYYQIVKKYQSLRATKAPTNRFFQQFRNGKCSTQVIGKNKFGSMSREIAEYLNLPDANAYTGHSFRKASTSAECPRMLLNADLCADSMNGEEWLFFGLILSVMQYWL